The following are encoded together in the Flavobacterium haoranii genome:
- a CDS encoding S8 family serine peptidase: protein MYLLPSGEPIYFSIDNAQAATSTRVDFLRSGGGLGLNLTGSGMVPRMWDGGPIHNHQEYAGRITMVDGTTRNANSFHSIHVMGNIIASGTFGGRSDAKGMAPEATARSFDWNDDESEAISEAMNGMLLSNHSYGVPIANVPGAWYMGAYTQDSYNWDVIAYNFPYYLPVMSAGNDGTTTNPSPTTTGYDKLNGNKTAKNILTVANAQDATVNTTTGTITAGGTIHSSSSQGPTEDRRIKPDITGDGAGTGSGIYSCGNGSGTGGTTSQYTTMLGTSMAAPNVTGTLTLIQQHYYNVNGSFMKAATLKGLACHTATDRGKPGPDAYYGWGFLDAKSCAEAITNNGLTSWISEETLNQGQTFTMQVVAQGGGVPLLGSITWTDTPDASKINNGTLNESTPDLTNDLDIRITQASNTYYPWRLQSSATANATRNSDNNVDNVERINVDTPTAGTVYTITVTHKGTLVGGPQAFSLVVTGVTSNFTFNTTANTQTVCSNDPDPVYNFSFKKIGGASVNLSANNVPTGANLSFSQNSINSDGTFSVTLSNLTNVAAGTYEIEIIGNNGSESENRKIYLTIYHSDFTTYPQITNLPSNGSTGISTSPTLSWTGNTNAESYTLEIATDANFSNIIHTSVENGTSIQVNGLSDQTVYYWRVTPSNRCAAGNPSSPKAFQTGILNCSYSYTQGNDVVINNTVDNSGIGMGAGWSISTVNVPDNFTVGNVNMDLILNHTYIQDLTLYLEDPVGNYIILAEEACGDNDNINAKFIDGGLPITCTTSVPALTGNRQPNQPMSTFQNVNSNGNWLLYVNDPYNGDNGIIDSWTLNLCSIAPITNVPNLVNNGIVTLTNTYHQVITSEIFASTSSESASQQVFTLVELPNIGEIKLNNVILVIGDTFTQQDIDNGNLTYTNTESVGNITTMTVDVKNSGNGWIGNQVVNITIVACGEISTTWNGSSWSNGAPSKVKSATFTGNYSSSSSIEACSVSVTNNAQVTVNAGHTFVVNGAVNVAAGSLLTIENNAALRQIDDTAVNTGAILVKRSSSPMIRLDYTAWSSPVASQQLQAFSPNTVATRFYEYLYTGSTTPTAYQSVTPTNSFVAGKGYMIRVDNTWRSSTPSAYNGEFNGVPFNGIVNQSVGTGYNLLGNPYASPMNADIFLSDNTSISALYFWTNTTPASGGVYLQNNFASYTTLGGAAAFASAKVPNGTIQTGQGFYIQASAADGIVFNNAQRVDAVASTQFFRTSQANATTMAPVEKHRVWLNLNDNNTSYNQILVGYMEGATNAVDNTIDGKFLDNTKPMIYSVLNNEAYVIQGKALPFNDEDIVPLGLKVLESGNYNIAIETFDGLFDTQNVYLKDNQLNIVHDLKQSAYNFTSTAGVFENRFELVYRSTLSQDEVVGENHVSIYTNEEGIQVSSSKTIQEIVVYDVLGRVLYQNNAINKETFAVQSILKANQALIVKVKDNNGIVKTEKVIY, encoded by the coding sequence ATGTATTTACTGCCAAGTGGCGAACCTATTTATTTTTCAATTGACAATGCACAAGCCGCAACATCCACTCGTGTTGATTTTTTAAGATCTGGTGGTGGTTTAGGGTTAAATTTAACAGGCTCAGGAATGGTTCCAAGAATGTGGGACGGTGGACCTATTCACAATCATCAGGAATATGCTGGAAGAATTACAATGGTTGATGGCACTACTAGAAATGCAAATAGTTTTCATTCTATTCACGTAATGGGAAACATAATTGCATCTGGAACTTTTGGTGGTAGATCTGATGCAAAAGGAATGGCACCCGAAGCTACAGCTCGTTCATTTGATTGGAATGATGATGAAAGTGAAGCAATTTCAGAAGCTATGAATGGTATGCTATTATCAAATCATTCCTATGGCGTTCCAATTGCCAATGTTCCTGGAGCTTGGTACATGGGCGCTTATACTCAAGATTCCTACAATTGGGATGTTATTGCATACAATTTCCCATATTATTTACCAGTAATGTCTGCGGGAAATGATGGGACTACAACAAACCCTAGTCCCACAACAACCGGATATGATAAATTGAACGGTAATAAGACTGCAAAAAATATTTTAACCGTAGCAAATGCTCAAGATGCTACTGTGAATACAACAACTGGTACAATAACAGCTGGCGGAACTATTCACTCGTCTTCAAGTCAAGGCCCTACAGAAGATAGAAGAATTAAACCAGATATAACAGGCGATGGTGCTGGAACTGGCTCAGGAATATATTCATGTGGAAATGGTTCAGGAACTGGTGGAACGACATCACAATACACAACAATGCTTGGTACTTCAATGGCTGCCCCAAATGTTACAGGTACTTTAACATTAATTCAACAGCATTATTATAATGTTAATGGCTCTTTTATGAAAGCTGCTACTTTAAAAGGTTTGGCTTGTCACACTGCGACCGACAGAGGGAAACCTGGACCAGATGCTTATTATGGTTGGGGATTTTTAGATGCAAAATCATGTGCGGAAGCTATAACAAATAATGGTTTAACTTCGTGGATTTCCGAAGAAACTTTAAATCAAGGACAAACATTTACCATGCAAGTTGTTGCTCAAGGTGGTGGTGTACCTCTTTTGGGATCAATAACTTGGACCGACACTCCTGATGCAAGTAAAATTAACAATGGTACTTTAAACGAATCAACACCCGATTTAACAAACGATTTAGATATTAGAATTACTCAAGCCTCAAACACTTACTATCCTTGGCGTTTACAAAGTAGCGCTACAGCAAATGCAACAAGAAATAGTGATAACAACGTAGACAATGTTGAGCGTATTAACGTTGATACTCCTACTGCAGGAACTGTTTACACAATTACTGTTACTCACAAAGGTACTTTAGTTGGTGGTCCTCAAGCTTTTTCATTAGTTGTTACTGGGGTAACTTCAAATTTCACTTTTAATACAACTGCGAATACTCAAACTGTTTGTTCAAACGATCCAGATCCAGTTTATAATTTTAGCTTTAAAAAAATTGGTGGAGCATCTGTAAATTTATCTGCCAATAATGTACCAACAGGTGCTAATTTAAGTTTTAGTCAAAATTCTATAAACTCCGATGGAACTTTTTCGGTAACATTAAGTAACTTAACTAATGTAGCAGCCGGAACCTATGAAATAGAAATAATTGGAAACAATGGATCAGAATCTGAAAATAGAAAGATATATTTAACCATTTATCATTCAGATTTTACAACTTATCCTCAAATAACAAATCTGCCCTCAAACGGTTCGACAGGGATTTCAACGTCCCCAACGCTTTCATGGACAGGTAATACTAATGCAGAAAGTTATACTTTAGAAATAGCTACGGATGCTAATTTTAGTAATATAATTCATACTTCAGTAGAAAATGGAACTTCAATTCAAGTTAACGGATTAAGTGATCAAACCGTTTATTATTGGAGAGTTACGCCGTCAAATAGATGTGCTGCGGGAAATCCATCATCGCCAAAAGCTTTTCAAACTGGAATTCTAAATTGTAGTTATTCCTATACTCAAGGAAATGATGTAGTAATCAATAATACAGTAGATAACTCAGGAATTGGAATGGGTGCAGGCTGGAGTATTTCAACTGTAAATGTTCCAGATAATTTTACTGTTGGTAATGTAAATATGGATTTAATTCTAAATCACACATACATTCAAGACTTAACATTATATCTAGAAGACCCAGTTGGCAATTATATTATTTTAGCAGAAGAAGCTTGTGGTGATAATGACAACATTAATGCTAAATTTATAGATGGCGGCTTACCAATTACTTGTACTACCTCAGTTCCTGCATTAACTGGAAATAGACAGCCTAATCAACCTATGAGTACTTTTCAAAATGTAAACTCAAATGGTAATTGGTTATTATATGTTAACGACCCTTATAATGGTGATAATGGAATTATTGATAGTTGGACTTTAAATCTTTGTAGCATAGCACCTATTACAAATGTTCCAAATTTAGTAAACAATGGAATTGTAACATTAACTAATACATATCATCAAGTTATAACTTCTGAAATCTTTGCATCAACTTCATCTGAGTCTGCATCACAACAAGTATTTACTTTAGTTGAACTTCCAAATATTGGAGAAATAAAACTTAACAATGTTATATTAGTTATTGGCGATACATTTACTCAACAAGATATTGATAATGGTAATCTAACTTACACTAATACAGAATCTGTAGGTAATATTACTACTATGACAGTAGATGTTAAGAATTCTGGTAATGGATGGATTGGAAACCAAGTAGTAAACATTACTATTGTAGCTTGTGGCGAAATCAGTACGACATGGAATGGTTCATCATGGTCAAATGGAGCTCCTTCAAAAGTAAAATCTGCAACATTTACGGGTAATTATTCTTCAAGTTCGAGTATTGAAGCTTGTTCTGTTTCAGTAACTAACAATGCTCAAGTTACAGTTAATGCTGGTCATACTTTTGTGGTAAATGGTGCAGTTAATGTTGCTGCTGGTTCATTATTAACAATTGAAAATAATGCTGCTTTACGTCAAATTGATGATACTGCTGTAAATACTGGTGCTATTTTAGTAAAACGTAGTTCATCTCCAATGATTCGTTTAGATTATACAGCTTGGTCTTCACCAGTTGCTTCACAACAATTACAGGCTTTTTCGCCAAATACTGTAGCTACTCGTTTCTACGAATATTTATATACAGGATCAACTACTCCAACAGCTTATCAATCGGTAACACCAACTAATAGTTTTGTGGCTGGAAAAGGATATATGATTCGTGTGGATAATACATGGCGTTCATCTACCCCTTCAGCATATAATGGAGAGTTTAATGGCGTTCCTTTTAATGGAATAGTTAATCAAAGTGTTGGTACAGGATACAATTTATTAGGAAATCCTTATGCTTCACCTATGAATGCAGATATTTTCTTAAGTGATAACACTAGTATTAGTGCACTTTATTTCTGGACCAATACAACTCCAGCAAGTGGCGGCGTATATCTTCAAAACAACTTTGCTTCGTATACAACATTAGGAGGTGCTGCTGCCTTTGCTAGTGCTAAAGTTCCAAATGGAACTATTCAAACAGGACAAGGATTCTACATTCAAGCTTCGGCTGCAGATGGAATCGTCTTTAACAATGCACAGCGTGTAGATGCAGTTGCAAGTACTCAATTCTTTAGAACATCTCAAGCTAATGCTACTACGATGGCACCAGTTGAAAAACATAGAGTTTGGTTAAACTTAAATGATAACAATACTTCTTATAACCAAATTCTTGTAGGTTACATGGAAGGTGCAACAAACGCTGTTGACAATACAATTGATGGTAAATTTTTAGACAATACTAAACCAATGATTTACTCAGTTTTAAATAATGAAGCTTATGTAATTCAAGGTAAAGCATTGCCATTTAACGATGAAGATATTGTACCTCTTGGATTAAAAGTTCTAGAATCGGGTAATTACAACATCGCAATTGAAACTTTTGATGGCTTATTTGACACTCAAAATGTATATTTAAAAGACAATCAATTAAACATTGTTCACGATTTAAAACAATCGGCATATAACTTTACAAGTACTGCTGGTGTTTTCGAAAATCGCTTCGAATTGGTTTACAGATCAACATTATCGCAAGATGAAGTTGTTGGAGAAAACCATGTTTCAATTTATACAAACGAAGAAGGAATTCAAGTTTCGTCAAGTAAAACAATTCAAGAAATTGTAGTGTATGATGTTTTAGGTAGAGTTTTATATCAAAACAACGCAATCAATAAAGAAACTTTTGCTGTACAATCAATCTTAAAAGCGAACCAAGCTTTAATTGTAAAAGTAAAAGACAATAACGGCATTGTAAAAACAGAAAAAGTAATTTATTAA